One Desulfobulbus propionicus DSM 2032 DNA segment encodes these proteins:
- a CDS encoding response regulator produces MKNRFFQLAIRNKLYVIVLLSCTIALVLVMLASFATQWYLVRKQLADEVQTLAMVIAENSSAGIAFEDREALQIILRSLAAKPNIVAGRILNAKGELYAEYARADQAVIPGPPEGIPSGLALGAFRFHGRHAEILQPVTLEQEAIGAVFLMVSLEEINRNLLRLAGLMVVMLLLGLGMAMLFSRRLLQVIIEPISTLSQVMGVISRDQDYTVRSPVRSTDELGLLSTGFNTMIAQIQQRDLYLEEQVEQRTRDLLAAKEAAEAANQAKSLFLANMSHEIRTPMNAIIGMTRLALDNRPEPGQRKLLQTVKDSADSLLGILNDILDFSKIEAGQLLLSKKPFVLGQLMETMISALKVPAAEKGLTLEYSISPDLPAVIIGDDLRLRQIFFNLVGNAIKFTETGGVTVSIEPVSDGPPQQGCLLHCRVRDSGIGIPKEQQERIFNTFEQADGSSVRKYGGTGLGLTISRQLTEMMGGRMWVESEPGVGSTFHFTVCLEQGEEAAMTALPNDRLAARRITGLRLLVVDDNEINRDLARMVLERDHRVLTAEQGLAGLRTLAEAEAVDVVLMDVQMPVMDGLTATRIIRAIEQGQPPPLELTDALHQALDKRLRGAHLPIIAMTAHAMGGDQERCLAAGMDEYVTKPFQPEQLADALMAINGVDAGRWLVPDGDHPPAPAEEPEAQAAPTAPASVELVRSYLHATANFSLEQVERLVQTSRRSVTSLLASCDRSLRDGDFQELGLAAHTLKGTLLQCGLAGWAQRAQSLFAHAKHESEAEAKEVLNELRLALVALVMTEEQPLAARTGENGGSGPHDRRHRGRILAMDDEEVIREVIGGMFHYLGAACDLAASGEEGLELYSQSLANGQPYDLVMTDLQVAEGMGGMDMAQEILARDPTARIVVSSADSQDPVMRRYTEYGFVGRVKKPYSVQSLAALLEEMLGKP; encoded by the coding sequence ATGAAAAACAGATTTTTTCAGCTCGCCATCCGCAACAAACTCTACGTGATCGTGCTCCTCTCCTGCACCATCGCCCTGGTGCTGGTCATGCTGGCATCCTTTGCCACCCAGTGGTATCTGGTCCGCAAACAACTGGCCGATGAGGTGCAAACCCTGGCCATGGTCATCGCGGAAAACAGCAGTGCCGGCATCGCCTTCGAGGATCGCGAGGCCCTCCAGATCATCCTCCGCTCCCTGGCCGCCAAGCCCAACATCGTGGCCGGACGGATATTGAACGCCAAGGGGGAACTGTACGCCGAATATGCGCGCGCCGATCAAGCCGTCATTCCCGGCCCCCCAGAGGGCATCCCCTCGGGGCTGGCCTTGGGGGCGTTCCGGTTCCATGGCCGCCACGCGGAAATCTTGCAGCCGGTCACCCTGGAACAGGAAGCGATTGGCGCGGTTTTCCTGATGGTCAGCCTGGAGGAAATCAACCGTAATCTCCTGCGGTTGGCCGGCTTGATGGTCGTCATGCTGCTGTTGGGGCTCGGCATGGCGATGCTGTTTTCCCGGCGGCTGCTGCAAGTCATCATCGAACCCATCAGCACGCTTTCCCAGGTGATGGGCGTGATCTCCCGCGACCAGGATTACACCGTCCGTTCGCCGGTCCGCAGCACGGACGAATTGGGGCTGCTGTCCACCGGCTTCAATACCATGATCGCCCAGATCCAGCAGCGCGACCTCTATCTCGAGGAACAGGTGGAGCAGCGGACCCGCGACCTGCTCGCGGCCAAGGAGGCCGCCGAGGCCGCCAACCAGGCCAAGAGCCTTTTTCTTGCCAACATGAGCCATGAGATTCGCACGCCGATGAACGCCATCATCGGCATGACCCGGCTGGCCCTGGACAATCGGCCGGAACCCGGCCAGCGTAAATTACTGCAGACCGTGAAGGATTCGGCCGACAGCCTGCTTGGCATCCTCAACGATATTCTCGATTTCTCCAAGATCGAGGCCGGCCAGCTGCTGCTCAGCAAAAAACCGTTCGTCCTCGGGCAGCTCATGGAAACCATGATCTCGGCCTTGAAGGTCCCCGCCGCTGAGAAAGGCCTGACCCTGGAGTACAGCATCTCCCCTGACCTGCCGGCGGTGATCATCGGCGACGATCTGCGCCTGCGACAGATCTTTTTCAATCTCGTGGGCAATGCCATCAAGTTTACCGAGACCGGCGGGGTGACGGTCAGCATCGAGCCGGTGTCCGATGGCCCGCCCCAGCAAGGCTGCCTGCTCCATTGCCGCGTCCGCGACAGCGGCATCGGTATCCCCAAGGAACAGCAGGAGCGGATCTTCAACACCTTTGAACAGGCTGACGGCTCCTCGGTCCGCAAGTACGGCGGCACCGGCCTGGGCCTGACGATCAGCAGGCAACTGACCGAAATGATGGGCGGCCGCATGTGGGTGGAGAGCGAACCCGGAGTCGGCAGCACCTTTCATTTCACCGTCTGCCTGGAACAGGGAGAAGAGGCGGCGATGACCGCGTTGCCCAACGACCGTTTGGCGGCGCGGCGCATAACCGGCCTCCGCCTTCTGGTGGTGGATGACAACGAGATCAACCGTGACCTGGCGCGAATGGTTCTGGAACGGGATCATCGGGTGCTGACCGCGGAACAGGGCCTCGCCGGCCTGCGGACACTGGCGGAAGCGGAGGCGGTTGACGTGGTGCTGATGGATGTGCAGATGCCGGTCATGGATGGACTCACCGCCACCCGCATCATCCGGGCCATCGAACAGGGACAGCCACCGCCCCTGGAACTGACGGACGCTCTGCACCAGGCCTTGGACAAGCGACTGCGCGGCGCCCACCTGCCCATCATCGCCATGACCGCCCATGCCATGGGCGGTGATCAGGAGAGGTGCCTGGCAGCCGGCATGGATGAGTATGTGACCAAACCCTTTCAACCGGAACAGCTCGCCGATGCCTTGATGGCCATCAACGGAGTGGATGCGGGCAGATGGCTCGTCCCGGACGGCGATCATCCACCCGCCCCGGCCGAGGAACCCGAAGCGCAGGCGGCCCCCACCGCGCCGGCTAGCGTAGAACTGGTCCGCTCCTATCTACACGCCACGGCCAATTTTTCCCTGGAACAGGTGGAACGGCTGGTGCAAACGTCGCGTCGAAGCGTGACCAGCCTGCTGGCCAGTTGCGACCGGTCCCTGCGCGATGGCGATTTTCAGGAATTGGGATTGGCGGCCCACACCCTCAAGGGCACCCTGTTGCAGTGCGGGCTTGCCGGATGGGCCCAACGGGCGCAGTCGCTCTTTGCCCATGCCAAACATGAGAGCGAAGCGGAGGCGAAAGAGGTCTTGAACGAGCTGCGTCTTGCCCTTGTTGCCCTGGTCATGACCGAGGAGCAGCCCCTGGCCGCAAGAACCGGGGAGAACGGAGGGAGCGGACCGCATGACCGCCGTCATCGCGGCCGCATCCTGGCGATGGATGACGAGGAGGTCATCCGCGAGGTGATCGGCGGCATGTTTCATTATCTGGGCGCAGCCTGCGATCTCGCCGCCTCTGGCGAAGAAGGGCTGGAACTGTACAGCCAGTCGCTGGCCAACGGCCAACCCTACGACCTGGTCATGACCGATCTTCAGGTTGCCGAAGGCATGGGTGGGATGGACATGGCGCAGGAGATTCTCGCACGGGACCCCACGGCCAGGATCGTGGTATCCAGCGCCGATTCCCAGGACCCGGTGATGCGGCGCTATACCGAGTACGGATTTGTCGGCAGGGTGAAAAAACCGTACTCGGTGCAGAGCCTGGCGGCCCTGCTGGAAGAAATGCTGGGCAAACCCTAG
- a CDS encoding YfiR family protein, which yields MHAKPFITALLTALFLFLGTSLSKADSPELEYKVKAAFLLNFAKFTAWPLPAENTPGPFTLCVLGTDPFGQSLDGLAEKQINGNNIEIRRTASSAAIGQCRLVFVSKSEQADLQKVLRLTAGHPIVTVSDMEGFAAAGGTIEFKNKEGRLSFIINNTKARMNGLRFSSSLLTLALEVL from the coding sequence ATGCACGCCAAGCCCTTCATAACCGCCCTGTTGACGGCGCTGTTCCTCTTCCTGGGAACCAGCCTCTCCAAGGCGGATTCCCCGGAACTTGAGTACAAGGTCAAGGCCGCCTTCTTACTCAATTTCGCCAAATTCACCGCTTGGCCCCTGCCCGCAGAGAATACCCCCGGCCCCTTCACCCTCTGCGTCCTCGGCACGGATCCCTTTGGCCAATCGCTCGACGGCCTGGCGGAAAAGCAGATTAACGGCAACAACATTGAAATCCGCCGCACCGCCTCCAGCGCCGCCATCGGGCAATGCCGACTTGTGTTCGTCAGCAAATCGGAACAGGCCGACCTGCAGAAAGTGCTCCGCCTGACTGCGGGCCACCCCATTGTCACGGTCAGCGACATGGAAGGATTCGCCGCTGCCGGCGGCACCATCGAATTCAAGAACAAGGAGGGACGACTCTCCTTTATCATCAACAACACCAAGGCCAGAATGAACGGACTGCGATTCAGCTCGTCGCTGCTCACCCTGGCCCTCGAAGTTTTGTAG
- a CDS encoding histidine triad nucleotide-binding protein — MPDNCLFCKIVRGEIPASKLYEDDEVLAFRDIAPQAPVHFLVIPKKHLSGPSAVTGEDERIVGKLMRIGNEIAVKEGVPHYRVVFNNGSQAGQTVFHLHMHILGGRNMAWPPG; from the coding sequence ATGCCTGACAACTGTCTGTTCTGCAAAATTGTCCGGGGAGAAATCCCGGCCAGCAAACTCTATGAAGACGACGAGGTGCTTGCCTTCCGCGACATCGCTCCCCAGGCGCCGGTTCATTTTCTGGTGATCCCGAAAAAGCACCTCAGCGGCCCGTCGGCGGTGACCGGGGAAGACGAACGCATCGTCGGTAAACTGATGCGGATCGGCAACGAGATCGCCGTCAAGGAAGGGGTGCCGCACTATCGGGTGGTGTTCAACAACGGCTCGCAGGCGGGACAGACTGTGTTTCATCTGCACATGCACATCCTCGGCGGCCGCAACATGGCCTGGCCGCCAGGCTGA
- a CDS encoding TonB-dependent receptor plug domain-containing protein: MFFSKKKATAAALVCSGCFQAAVAASETNEYLELDLSQLMNITVTSVAKKEQRLSDAAAAVFVITQEDIRRSGVTTIADALAMAPGIQVAKISASKWSVSSRGFAGYTSNKLLVLMDGRSVYSPAYSGVFWDAQNTLLEDIDRIEVIRGPGGTLWGANAVNGVINIITKNATETKGTLVRASAGNGGAMSTAARYGGALSDTISGRLYLTYDRSMSNALKENGEDANDTWKPLQTGFRLDGEPAGNKEWTLQGDLYDNGGDQWVFPHWTGDSPLPSIRDDALDAKGGNLLGRWRQELGNDRALTFKAYYDFNKRSDAVFNLAFDTIDLDLQYETALGGRQNLTMGAGYRSITGDFDETFQVYLPDRSDELHSAFLQDEINLVADRLWLTLGSKYEHNDYTGSEWQPSARILWKPADRHSLWTSVARAVRTPAIVEQHGRVLMGRYPASLGTTPIGIGDINFTGNPDFDSEIVTAYEAGHRWQATDTLSFDLALFYNDYDEIYTAQPVQSGLDIDSVFVNAQSGSGRGVELAADWKPRSWLSFALAYSHLEMDLTTDAAVGSQAGSDWVTKASPRHQVSLRSSIALAENWRLNLWLRHVDTISGRNSTNLLGDSRLLDAYTLLDANLIWTPFRELEVMLAGQNLLDDGQVRYLSEYQTPATEIERGVYGKVTWRF, encoded by the coding sequence ATGTTTTTTTCAAAGAAAAAGGCAACGGCGGCGGCACTGGTGTGCTCCGGTTGTTTCCAGGCGGCGGTGGCCGCTTCCGAGACCAACGAGTATCTGGAGCTGGATCTCTCCCAGCTGATGAATATCACCGTGACCTCTGTTGCCAAGAAAGAGCAGCGTTTGTCGGACGCGGCGGCGGCGGTGTTCGTCATCACCCAGGAAGACATCCGCCGCTCCGGCGTGACCACCATCGCCGATGCCCTGGCCATGGCCCCGGGCATTCAGGTGGCCAAGATCAGCGCCTCCAAATGGTCGGTGTCCTCGCGGGGGTTCGCCGGGTACACCTCCAACAAGCTGCTGGTGCTGATGGACGGCCGTTCCGTGTATTCTCCGGCCTACAGCGGCGTGTTTTGGGACGCGCAGAACACGCTGCTCGAGGATATCGACCGCATCGAGGTCATCCGCGGACCGGGCGGCACGTTGTGGGGCGCCAACGCGGTCAATGGGGTCATCAACATCATCACCAAAAACGCCACGGAAACCAAGGGGACCCTGGTCCGCGCCAGTGCCGGCAACGGCGGGGCCATGTCCACGGCGGCCCGTTACGGCGGCGCGCTCAGCGACACCATCAGCGGCCGTCTGTATCTGACCTATGACCGCAGCATGAGCAACGCCCTCAAGGAAAACGGCGAAGACGCCAACGACACCTGGAAGCCCCTGCAAACCGGCTTTCGCCTGGACGGCGAACCGGCGGGCAACAAGGAATGGACCCTGCAGGGCGATCTGTATGACAACGGCGGCGATCAGTGGGTCTTTCCCCACTGGACCGGCGACTCGCCCCTGCCGTCGATCCGGGATGACGCGCTGGACGCCAAGGGCGGGAATCTGCTGGGACGCTGGCGCCAGGAACTGGGCAACGATCGGGCGCTGACCTTCAAGGCCTATTATGATTTCAACAAACGCAGCGACGCGGTGTTCAATCTGGCCTTCGACACCATCGACCTCGATCTCCAGTACGAGACAGCGCTCGGCGGGCGCCAAAACCTGACCATGGGCGCCGGCTACCGGTCGATCACCGGTGACTTTGACGAAACCTTCCAGGTGTATCTGCCGGATCGAAGCGACGAGCTCCACAGCGCCTTTCTCCAGGACGAGATCAACCTCGTGGCCGACAGGCTGTGGCTGACCCTGGGTTCCAAGTACGAACACAACGACTATACCGGTAGCGAATGGCAGCCCAGCGCCCGAATACTGTGGAAACCCGCGGATCGTCATTCCCTCTGGACCTCCGTAGCGCGGGCGGTGCGCACCCCGGCCATCGTCGAGCAGCACGGCCGGGTGCTCATGGGCAGATATCCGGCCTCTCTCGGCACCACCCCGATCGGCATTGGCGATATCAACTTTACCGGCAATCCGGATTTTGACTCCGAAATCGTCACCGCCTACGAAGCCGGACACCGCTGGCAGGCAACAGATACCCTTTCCTTTGACCTGGCCCTGTTCTACAACGACTACGACGAGATCTATACCGCCCAGCCCGTGCAGTCGGGGCTTGATATCGACAGCGTTTTTGTCAACGCCCAGAGCGGCTCGGGCCGGGGCGTCGAGCTGGCGGCCGACTGGAAGCCTCGTTCCTGGCTGTCCTTTGCCTTGGCCTACTCCCACCTGGAAATGGATCTGACCACCGACGCCGCCGTCGGCAGCCAGGCCGGCAGCGACTGGGTGACAAAGGCCAGCCCGCGACATCAGGTTTCGCTGCGCTCCTCCATCGCCCTGGCCGAGAATTGGCGGCTCAACCTCTGGCTCCGCCACGTCGACACGATTTCCGGCAGAAACAGCACCAATTTGTTAGGCGACTCGCGTCTCCTGGATGCCTACACCCTGCTGGACGCCAACCTGATCTGGACTCCGTTCCGGGAACTGGAAGTGATGCTTGCCGGCCAGAATCTGTTGGACGACGGCCAGGTCCGCTATCTGTCCGAATACCAGACCCCGGCCACCGAGATCGAACGCGGCGTGTACGGCAAGGTCACCTGGCGGTTCTAG